Proteins co-encoded in one Campylobacter ornithocola genomic window:
- a CDS encoding phosphoribosyltransferase — MYYYAYEEFQKEIIPFTRKIKEEFNPDVLLAIARGGMTLGHFLAEGMGNRNLFSLNSIHYEDTQKLDTIKIFNIPDLSLYKKILLIDDIIDSGETMIEIKRVLMEKYPHLDLKVASVFYKPSALLIPEFYIKEAKEWIDFFWSVKI; from the coding sequence ATGTATTATTATGCTTATGAAGAATTTCAAAAAGAAATCATCCCTTTTACGCGTAAAATCAAGGAGGAATTTAACCCTGATGTTTTACTTGCCATAGCAAGAGGTGGTATGACTTTAGGGCATTTTTTAGCAGAGGGTATGGGAAATCGAAATTTATTTTCTTTAAATTCTATTCATTATGAAGATACTCAAAAACTAGACACGATTAAAATTTTTAATATTCCAGATCTTAGTTTATATAAAAAAATTCTTTTGATAGATGATATTATAGATAGTGGCGAAACCATGATAGAAATAAAAAGAGTTTTAATGGAAAAATATCCTCATTTAGATCTTAAAGTAGCAAGCGTTTTTTATAAACCATCTGCTTTATTAATTCCTGAGTTTTATATAAAAGAAGCTAAAGAGTGGATTGACTTTTTTTGGAGTGTTAAAATTTAA
- a CDS encoding molybdopterin-dependent oxidoreductase, with the protein MSLTRRKFLKGFVATSAIASVNPLIAASEGTKFYDTKKIPHATHFGAIWAEVNSEGKLVKVMPQQSDKHPSIITDAIIDRTYSDTRVKYPCVRKSFLEGKKRPKLRGKEPFVRVSWEKALELVLQKLKETPIENLFNASYGAWGHVGLLHNCNSVAGRFFNTALGGHIGTDGEYSNGAAGKVNASIMGDLEVYSLQTSHEIILENTQVYVLWGADLYKCNQIDFKVANRGNDEYYKKYSKSNIKFITIDPQYTQTAEILNAQWIKIRPNTDVALMLGMMNYLYKSGKYDKKFIEKYTDGFDKFLPYLLGKTDGIDKTPAWAANITGVEEKVITSLADTFVKNRTFLAGNWAMQRAHHGEQADWTLMVLASMIGQVGLPGGGFGFSMHYSGGGQAFSGVRLPVGLPQGKNNLDTNIPASRVSEAILNPGKTIKFKGKEITYPKIKLMYVVGASILGHHPNTNELIKALRTLDTLIVHEPWWTPMAKMADIVLPSTTTLERDDISFGGSYSQDYVYAMKKVIEPYFESRNDYDIFEELAKRIGEREHKKFTGNKTKQQWLEGFYGRSDCPYYMEFADFWKQGFIHFETPKEAYGFVRHSEFRADPVVNKLATESGKIQIYSPKFEKYNLDDFKAHPTWFEPAEWLGNEKLVKKYPFHLLSPHPRYRVHSQLDNTWVRDLYKIQGREPVMINTNDAKKLGIAHGEVVEVYNDRGSLLAGAFVTDNIMEGVISIQEGAWYDPEDISDNKPRCNAGHVNVLTSSRPTSTMAQATSVNTCLVGVKKLKEVIKPYNSTTPPEIIGA; encoded by the coding sequence ATGAGTTTAACAAGAAGAAAATTTCTAAAAGGATTTGTTGCTACTTCAGCAATTGCTTCAGTTAATCCTTTAATAGCTGCAAGTGAAGGAACTAAATTTTATGATACTAAAAAAATTCCTCATGCAACCCACTTTGGAGCTATTTGGGCAGAAGTAAATTCAGAAGGTAAGCTTGTAAAAGTTATGCCGCAACAATCTGATAAACATCCTTCTATTATTACCGATGCTATTATCGATAGAACTTATTCAGATACTAGAGTAAAATATCCTTGTGTTAGAAAAAGTTTTCTAGAGGGTAAAAAAAGACCTAAGTTAAGAGGTAAAGAGCCTTTTGTAAGGGTAAGTTGGGAAAAAGCTTTAGAACTTGTATTACAGAAATTAAAGGAAACTCCTATTGAAAATTTATTTAATGCAAGTTATGGTGCTTGGGGACATGTAGGTTTATTGCATAATTGTAATTCTGTGGCTGGAAGATTTTTTAATACTGCCTTAGGTGGTCATATAGGTACTGATGGTGAATATAGCAATGGTGCTGCTGGCAAAGTAAATGCTAGCATTATGGGGGATTTGGAAGTTTATTCTTTGCAAACTTCACATGAAATTATTTTAGAAAATACTCAAGTTTATGTTTTATGGGGAGCTGATTTATATAAATGTAATCAAATTGATTTTAAAGTAGCAAACCGTGGTAATGATGAATACTATAAAAAATACAGCAAATCAAATATCAAATTTATTACCATAGATCCTCAATACACTCAAACAGCAGAGATTTTAAACGCACAATGGATTAAAATTCGTCCAAACACTGATGTAGCTTTAATGCTTGGTATGATGAATTATCTATATAAAAGTGGGAAGTATGATAAAAAATTTATTGAAAAATATACTGATGGTTTTGATAAATTTTTACCTTATTTGCTTGGAAAAACTGATGGTATTGATAAAACCCCAGCTTGGGCTGCAAATATCACAGGAGTTGAAGAAAAAGTTATTACAAGCTTAGCGGATACTTTTGTAAAAAATAGAACTTTCTTAGCAGGCAACTGGGCTATGCAAAGAGCACACCATGGTGAACAAGCTGATTGGACTTTGATGGTTTTAGCTTCTATGATAGGTCAAGTAGGTTTACCTGGTGGTGGTTTTGGTTTTTCAATGCATTATTCAGGTGGAGGACAAGCATTTTCAGGTGTAAGGTTACCAGTAGGTTTACCACAAGGTAAAAATAATCTTGATACGAACATTCCTGCAAGTAGAGTTTCAGAAGCTATTTTAAATCCAGGTAAAACAATTAAATTTAAAGGTAAGGAAATTACTTATCCAAAAATTAAACTCATGTATGTAGTGGGTGCTTCTATTTTAGGACACCATCCAAATACAAATGAACTTATCAAAGCTTTAAGAACGCTTGATACACTAATCGTACATGAGCCATGGTGGACTCCTATGGCAAAAATGGCAGATATTGTATTGCCTTCAACTACCACTTTAGAAAGAGATGATATTAGTTTTGGTGGCTCTTATTCTCAAGATTATGTTTATGCTATGAAAAAAGTAATTGAACCTTATTTTGAAAGTAGAAATGACTATGATATTTTTGAAGAATTAGCAAAAAGAATAGGTGAGAGAGAGCATAAAAAATTCACTGGTAATAAAACCAAACAACAATGGCTTGAAGGTTTTTATGGTAGAAGTGATTGTCCTTATTATATGGAATTTGCTGATTTTTGGAAACAAGGTTTTATCCACTTTGAGACTCCAAAAGAAGCTTATGGTTTCGTAAGACATTCTGAATTTAGAGCTGATCCTGTAGTAAATAAGCTTGCAACAGAAAGTGGAAAAATTCAAATTTACTCTCCAAAATTTGAAAAATACAATTTAGATGATTTTAAAGCACATCCAACTTGGTTTGAACCTGCAGAGTGGCTAGGTAATGAAAAATTAGTTAAAAAATATCCTTTCCATCTATTAAGTCCGCATCCAAGATATAGAGTGCATTCTCAACTTGATAATACTTGGGTAAGAGATTTATACAAAATTCAAGGTAGAGAGCCCGTGATGATTAATACAAATGATGCTAAAAAACTTGGTATTGCTCATGGAGAAGTTGTAGAAGTATATAATGATCGTGGTTCGCTTTTAGCGGGTGCTTTTGTAACAGACAATATCATGGAAGGAGTTATTAGTATTCAAGAAGGTGCTTGGTACGATCCAGAAGATATAAGTGATAATAAACCAAGATGTAACGCAGGTCATGTAAATGTTTTAACAAGTTCAAGACCAACTTCGACTATGGCTCAAGCAACAAGTGTAAACACTTGTCTTGTAGGTGTTAAAAAACTAAAAGAAGTTATAAAACCTTATAATTCAACTACACCACCAGAAATTATAGGAGCTTAA
- a CDS encoding ArnT family glycosyltransferase, translating into MKRYLLAVLFFDFCALLYGISTLSISYNEAQIYFYDHSLIAMIARFGTALFGQNDFGLRLPFILLHSLSCILLYILALRYTKTSFDAFISVVLFILLPGSVASALLVNESSVVIFFTLLILVLFEYKKIFLFYILLVLVIFVDGNFAILYLSFFFYAIYKKNKLLITCSLILFAIAMSVYGFDASGKPKGYFLDTLGIFAACFSPLIFLYFFYVVYRILLQDDKPLLWFISATTFVFCLIFSIRQRLFLEDFLPFCVVCTPLLIRYLMSSYRSRIPQLRLKHKIFIECSLVFLLFFYLGIIFNQSFYYLLKDPKKHFAYDYHIAKELALNLKQQNLTHIFIQDKELALRLEFYGISKGKLELHSSKKSSKIYVSLGKHKVYYSIK; encoded by the coding sequence ATGAAAAGGTATTTATTAGCCGTTTTATTTTTTGATTTTTGTGCTTTATTGTACGGTATAAGCACTTTGTCTATAAGTTACAATGAAGCACAGATTTATTTTTATGATCATAGCTTAATAGCTATGATCGCTAGATTCGGTACCGCTCTTTTTGGTCAAAATGATTTTGGATTAAGACTTCCTTTTATTTTATTGCATTCTTTAAGTTGTATTTTATTGTATATTTTAGCTTTAAGATATACTAAAACTTCTTTTGATGCTTTTATTTCTGTTGTGCTTTTTATATTGCTTCCTGGTAGTGTAGCTAGTGCTTTACTTGTTAATGAATCTAGTGTAGTAATATTTTTTACGCTTTTAATTTTGGTATTGTTTGAATATAAGAAAATCTTTTTATTTTATATTTTATTAGTTTTAGTTATTTTTGTAGATGGAAATTTTGCAATTTTATATTTGTCTTTTTTCTTTTATGCTATTTATAAAAAGAATAAGTTACTTATCACGTGTTCTTTGATTTTATTTGCTATTGCAATGAGTGTTTATGGGTTTGATGCAAGTGGAAAACCTAAAGGGTATTTTTTAGATACTTTGGGTATTTTTGCAGCTTGTTTTTCACCTTTAATTTTTCTTTATTTTTTTTATGTTGTTTATAGAATTCTTTTACAAGATGATAAGCCACTTTTATGGTTTATTAGTGCAACTACATTTGTTTTTTGTTTAATTTTTTCTATAAGACAAAGACTTTTTCTAGAAGACTTTTTGCCTTTTTGTGTGGTTTGCACTCCCTTGCTAATTCGCTATTTAATGTCTTCTTATCGTTCAAGAATACCACAACTACGTTTAAAACATAAAATTTTTATAGAATGCTCTTTGGTATTTTTATTATTTTTTTATCTTGGTATTATTTTTAATCAAAGTTTTTATTATTTATTGAAAGATCCTAAAAAGCACTTTGCCTATGATTATCACATAGCTAAAGAATTAGCTCTGAATTTAAAACAACAAAATCTCACACATATTTTCATTCAAGATAAAGAACTAGCTTTAAGACTTGAATTTTATGGTATTTCTAAAGGCAAACTAGAGCTTCATTCTAGTAAAAAATCCAGTAAGATATATGTTAGCTTGGGTAAGCATAAAGTTTATTATTCTATAAAATGA
- a CDS encoding pilus assembly FimT family protein yields the protein MKQAFTLIELVFVCIILSLLFSMGYVYYKPDYLRLGAEQVLNDIKYTRHLALMQNDFRAKDFNIAKREWFKAKWQLYFIRSKSATNNEQTYTIFLDKNGDGNANIGKNMINKDREIAVDLINPDILMNSGQSGVINQNDFKANLKYNIEKTYGISKVLFEGVCKGSTRLVFDDYGRLYTPLKNATRIYDKLASFNNDCIIRLSNNKDQHICIVINPISGYAHIPKFDQNNKQSMIINNKIINCDNM from the coding sequence ATGAAGCAAGCTTTTACTTTAATAGAACTAGTTTTTGTTTGTATTATATTATCTTTACTATTTTCTATGGGCTATGTTTATTATAAACCTGATTACTTGCGTTTGGGAGCTGAACAAGTTTTAAATGATATTAAATACACAAGACACTTGGCTTTAATGCAAAATGATTTTAGGGCAAAAGATTTTAACATTGCTAAACGAGAGTGGTTTAAGGCTAAATGGCAACTATATTTTATACGCTCTAAATCTGCTACCAATAATGAGCAAACTTATACTATTTTCTTGGATAAAAACGGTGATGGAAATGCAAATATAGGTAAAAATATGATTAATAAAGACAGAGAAATAGCCGTTGATCTTATCAACCCTGATATATTAATGAACTCAGGCCAAAGTGGAGTGATAAATCAAAATGATTTCAAAGCAAATTTAAAATATAATATAGAAAAAACCTATGGTATATCTAAGGTTTTATTTGAAGGCGTTTGCAAAGGAAGTACGCGTTTAGTTTTTGATGATTATGGTCGCTTATATACGCCTTTAAAAAATGCTACACGCATTTATGATAAACTTGCATCTTTTAACAATGATTGTATTATAAGATTATCTAATAACAAAGATCAACATATATGTATAGTTATAAATCCCATAAGTGGTTATGCTCATATTCCTAAATTTGATCAAAACAACAAGCAATCAATGATAATAAATAACAAAATCATAAACTGTGATAATATGTAA
- a CDS encoding major outer membrane protein, giving the protein MKLVKLSLVAALAAGAFSAANAVSLEEAIKDVDVSGMFRYRFESARLEQGNTVSNGYNGAKENRHRFKSQINFKAALDDNFKAFVQLQYDNTGELGFNSPTAKAETNTAQGFDVEQVYLEYTNEAYATSVIFGKMEVGSIWTDDAIGTGAKIINNSIEGLTFAGYWFDSFNVTDDGDFTALGIADSSLYGAAVLGDFDPFAFQLWAAYSNNWAFLYAVDASYKFSFNDVANFKIQGQYLGNSLDSDKEKLGLDNGNFYAAQLQGQISAFDFKAGIVGYGEKDKATIVVLEDLGKIIKAGERIYYSQGSDVRGDTGENFFYFAGLGYTFAETVRVGFDYVGGKSEQVGYDIDKNEYIARLSYKYSPKLTFSGFYSYLTEDLNQQGVDDKDNQHIRLEALYKF; this is encoded by the coding sequence ATGAAACTAGTTAAACTTAGTTTAGTAGCAGCATTGGCTGCAGGTGCTTTTTCAGCAGCTAATGCTGTTTCACTTGAAGAAGCTATAAAAGATGTTGATGTATCAGGAATGTTTAGATACAGATTTGAATCTGCTAGATTAGAACAAGGAAACACTGTTTCTAATGGTTATAATGGCGCTAAAGAAAACAGACATAGATTTAAATCACAAATCAATTTCAAAGCAGCTTTAGATGATAACTTTAAAGCTTTCGTTCAACTTCAATATGACAATACAGGTGAGTTAGGTTTTAATAGTCCAACTGCTAAAGCTGAAACAAACACAGCTCAAGGTTTTGATGTTGAACAAGTGTATTTAGAATACACTAATGAAGCTTATGCTACAAGTGTAATCTTTGGTAAAATGGAAGTTGGTTCTATTTGGACTGATGATGCTATCGGTACAGGAGCTAAAATCATCAATAACTCTATCGAAGGTTTAACTTTTGCTGGTTATTGGTTTGACAGCTTTAACGTTACAGACGATGGCGATTTCACTGCTTTAGGTATAGCTGATTCTTCACTATATGGTGCTGCTGTATTAGGTGATTTTGATCCATTTGCTTTCCAACTATGGGCTGCTTATTCAAACAACTGGGCATTTTTATATGCTGTAGATGCTAGCTATAAATTTAGCTTCAATGATGTAGCTAACTTCAAAATCCAAGGTCAATACTTAGGAAATAGCTTAGATAGTGACAAAGAAAAATTAGGTCTTGACAACGGTAATTTCTATGCTGCTCAATTACAAGGTCAAATTTCAGCATTTGATTTCAAAGCAGGTATTGTTGGTTATGGTGAAAAAGATAAAGCTACTATAGTTGTATTAGAAGATCTAGGTAAAATAATTAAAGCAGGTGAAAGAATTTATTATTCTCAAGGTAGTGATGTAAGAGGTGATACTGGTGAAAACTTCTTCTACTTTGCAGGCTTAGGTTATACTTTTGCTGAAACTGTAAGAGTAGGATTTGACTATGTAGGTGGTAAATCTGAACAAGTTGGTTATGATATAGATAAAAATGAATATATTGCAAGATTATCTTATAAATATAGTCCAAAACTTACATTTAGTGGCTTCTATTCTTACCTAACTGAAGATTTAAATCAACAAGGTGTTGATGATAAAGATAATCAACACATCAGACTTGAAGCTCTATACAAATTCTAA
- a CDS encoding YaaA family protein: MKILFSPSESKNKADTHTCINNKSFTFIGLYNKRLEVINKYKNFIQQCKEDELAVFFGVKDKNEIYDFTQDILKKDTAKAIQRYNGVAFEYLDYNNLDKNSKKYIDENVLIFSNLFGPILAKDLIPYYKLKQGEKIKDFNIEKFYKDNFSDEIDKFLENDLIVDLRAKFYEKFYTIKKPFLTLTFFKNSKTLSHFAKAYRGKILRVLASKNIHNKEALLENLPNDLKIKEIKIQGLKEEIVLDIVS, translated from the coding sequence ATGAAAATTCTATTTTCTCCTAGCGAAAGTAAGAATAAAGCAGATACACATACTTGTATAAATAACAAATCTTTTACATTTATTGGTCTATACAATAAAAGACTTGAAGTAATTAATAAATATAAAAATTTTATACAGCAGTGCAAGGAAGATGAGCTTGCGGTTTTTTTTGGCGTAAAAGACAAAAATGAAATATATGATTTCACTCAAGATATACTAAAAAAAGATACAGCTAAAGCTATTCAAAGATACAACGGAGTTGCCTTTGAATATTTAGATTATAATAATTTAGATAAAAATTCAAAAAAATATATAGATGAAAATGTTTTGATATTTTCTAATCTTTTTGGACCTATTTTAGCAAAAGACTTAATACCTTATTATAAATTAAAACAAGGTGAAAAAATAAAGGATTTTAATATAGAGAAATTTTATAAAGATAATTTTTCTGATGAAATTGATAAATTTTTAGAAAATGATTTAATAGTTGATCTTAGAGCTAAATTTTATGAAAAATTTTATACTATTAAAAAACCTTTTTTAACTCTCACTTTTTTTAAAAATTCCAAAACTTTAAGTCATTTTGCAAAAGCATACAGAGGTAAAATACTAAGAGTGTTAGCAAGTAAAAATATACATAATAAAGAAGCTTTGCTTGAAAATCTACCTAATGACCTAAAAATAAAAGAAATTAAAATTCAAGGATTAAAAGAAGAAATAGTTTTGGATATAGTAAGCTAA
- the tuf gene encoding elongation factor Tu: MAKEKFSRNKPHVNIGTIGHVDHGKTTLTAAISAVLSRRGLAELKDYDNIDNAPEEKERGITIATSHIEYETENRHYAHVDCPGHADYVKNMITGAAQMDGAILVVSAADGPMPQTREHILLSRQVGVPYIVVFMNKADMVDDAELLELVEMEIRELLSSYDFPGDDTPIISGSALQALEEAKAGQDGEWSKKILDLMAAVDEYIPTPTRDTDKDFLMPIEDVFSISGRGTVVTGRIEKGVVKVGDTIEIVGIRETQSTTVTGVEMFRKEMDQGEAGDNVGVLLRGTKKEDVLRGMVLAKPKSITPHTDFEAEVYILNKDEGGRHTPFFNNYRPQFYVRTTDVTGSIQLAEGVEMVMPGENVRITVSLIAPVALEEGTRFAIREGGRTVGSGVVSKIIK; encoded by the coding sequence ATGGCTAAAGAAAAATTTTCACGTAATAAGCCTCACGTAAATATTGGTACTATTGGTCACGTTGACCACGGTAAAACTACTTTGACAGCTGCTATTTCTGCTGTTCTTTCAAGAAGAGGTTTGGCTGAGCTTAAAGATTATGATAATATCGACAATGCTCCTGAAGAAAAAGAACGTGGTATTACTATTGCTACTTCTCACATCGAGTATGAAACTGAAAATCGTCACTATGCTCACGTAGACTGCCCAGGTCACGCTGACTATGTTAAAAATATGATTACTGGTGCTGCTCAAATGGATGGTGCTATTCTTGTTGTTTCTGCTGCAGATGGTCCGATGCCACAAACTAGAGAGCACATCTTACTTTCTCGTCAAGTAGGTGTACCATACATTGTTGTTTTTATGAATAAAGCTGATATGGTCGATGATGCTGAATTATTAGAATTAGTTGAAATGGAAATTAGAGAATTATTAAGTTCTTATGACTTCCCAGGAGATGATACTCCAATTATTTCAGGTTCTGCTTTACAAGCTCTTGAAGAAGCAAAAGCTGGACAAGATGGCGAATGGTCTAAAAAAATCTTGGATCTTATGGCTGCGGTTGATGAATATATTCCAACTCCAACTCGTGATACAGATAAAGATTTCTTAATGCCTATTGAAGACGTATTCTCAATTTCGGGTCGTGGTACAGTTGTTACTGGTAGAATTGAAAAAGGTGTTGTTAAAGTTGGTGACACCATTGAAATTGTTGGTATTAGAGAAACACAAAGCACTACAGTAACTGGTGTTGAAATGTTTAGAAAAGAAATGGATCAAGGTGAAGCAGGAGATAATGTTGGTGTTCTTCTACGTGGTACAAAGAAAGAAGATGTACTTCGTGGTATGGTTCTTGCTAAACCAAAATCAATTACTCCACATACTGACTTTGAAGCAGAGGTTTATATTTTAAATAAAGATGAAGGTGGTCGTCATACTCCATTCTTTAACAATTATAGACCACAGTTTTATGTAAGAACAACAGATGTTACTGGTTCTATTCAGCTTGCCGAAGGTGTAGAAATGGTTATGCCAGGTGAGAATGTTAGAATTACTGTAAGTCTTATTGCACCAGTTGCACTTGAAGAAGGTACTCGCTTTGCTATTCGTGAAGGTGGTCGTACTGTTGGTTCGGGTGTTGTGTCTAAAATTATTAAATAA
- the rpmG gene encoding 50S ribosomal protein L33 has protein sequence MRIKVGLKCEECGDINYSTFKNSKNTTEKLELKKYCPRLKKHTIHKEVKLKS, from the coding sequence ATGAGAATTAAAGTTGGCTTAAAATGTGAAGAGTGCGGTGATATTAATTATAGTACTTTTAAAAATAGTAAAAATACAACTGAAAAATTAGAATTAAAAAAATATTGCCCAAGATTAAAAAAACATACAATTCATAAAGAAGTTAAATTAAAAAGTTAA
- the secE gene encoding preprotein translocase subunit SecE: protein MEKLISYFKLSKAELGKVIWPLKEQVRNAYITVFVVVTVVSLFLALVDLIMSFSLSKIIG, encoded by the coding sequence ATGGAAAAACTAATAAGTTATTTTAAGTTATCAAAAGCTGAATTAGGAAAAGTGATTTGGCCTTTGAAGGAGCAAGTTAGAAATGCTTATATTACAGTTTTTGTAGTTGTTACTGTTGTTTCATTATTTTTGGCATTAGTTGACTTGATTATGTCATTTTCATTATCTAAGATTATAGGATAA
- the nusG gene encoding transcription termination/antitermination protein NusG, giving the protein MMNHKWYAIQTYAGSEMAVKRAIENLVRDHGIQEQLLEVIVPTEDVIEFKNGKEKISERSLYSGYVFANIDLSTELWHKIQSLPKVGRFIGESKKPTPLSEKDINLILEKVKNKAAPKPKISFDKEESVRITEGPFANFVGIVEEYDMVRGVLKLNVSIFGRSTPVEILYSQVEKIV; this is encoded by the coding sequence ATGATGAATCATAAATGGTATGCAATTCAAACTTATGCAGGAAGTGAAATGGCTGTAAAAAGAGCCATAGAAAATTTAGTTAGAGATCATGGAATTCAAGAGCAGTTATTAGAAGTGATTGTTCCAACTGAAGATGTGATTGAATTTAAAAATGGTAAAGAAAAAATAAGCGAGAGAAGTTTATATTCGGGTTATGTATTTGCGAATATTGACTTATCAACAGAACTTTGGCATAAAATCCAGTCTTTGCCAAAAGTTGGTCGTTTTATAGGGGAAAGTAAAAAACCAACCCCATTAAGTGAAAAAGATATCAATCTTATTTTAGAAAAGGTGAAAAATAAAGCAGCACCTAAACCTAAAATTTCATTTGATAAAGAAGAAAGTGTAAGAATAACTGAAGGTCCTTTTGCAAACTTTGTTGGTATTGTAGAAGAATATGATATGGTTAGAGGAGTTTTAAAGCTAAATGTTTCAATATTTGGTAGATCAACTCCAGTAGAGATCTTATACTCTCAAGTTGAAAAAATAGTTTAA
- the rplK gene encoding 50S ribosomal protein L11: MAKKVVGEIKLQIAATKANPSPPVGPALGQQGVNIMEFCKAFNERTKDMAGFNIPVVITVYADKSFTFITKQPPATDLIKKAAGISKGADNPLKNKVGKLTKAQVLEIVDKKIADMNTKDREQAAKIIMGSARSMGVEIID; this comes from the coding sequence ATGGCTAAAAAAGTCGTAGGGGAAATAAAATTGCAAATAGCTGCTACTAAGGCTAATCCATCACCTCCGGTTGGTCCTGCTTTGGGTCAACAAGGTGTTAATATTATGGAATTTTGTAAAGCATTTAATGAAAGAACGAAAGATATGGCTGGCTTTAATATCCCAGTTGTTATTACTGTTTATGCAGATAAAAGCTTTACATTTATCACAAAGCAACCACCAGCAACTGATTTAATTAAAAAAGCTGCAGGTATTTCTAAAGGTGCAGATAATCCTTTGAAAAACAAAGTAGGTAAATTAACTAAGGCACAAGTTTTAGAAATTGTTGACAAAAAAATAGCAGATATGAATACAAAAGATAGGGAGCAAGCTGCTAAGATTATTATGGGTTCTGCTCGTTCTATGGGTGTGGAAATCATAGATTAA
- the rplA gene encoding 50S ribosomal protein L1, with amino-acid sequence MSKNTKRFTELLKKIDSNKNYLMDEAISTVKTLASAKFDETVEIALKLNVDPRHADQMVRGSVVLPCGTGKKVRVAVIAKDAKADEAKNAGADIVGSDDLVEEIQKGNMDFDVLIATPNLMGLVGKVGRILGPKGLMPNPKTGTVTMDVAQAVNNAKNGQVNFRVDKQGNIHAGLGKVSFTQEQLKENVIAFVKAINKHKPAAAKGRYIKNASLSLTMSPSLSLDTQELLDTK; translated from the coding sequence ATGTCTAAAAATACTAAAAGATTTACAGAATTATTAAAAAAAATAGATTCAAATAAAAACTATTTAATGGATGAGGCAATAAGTACAGTTAAAACTCTTGCTTCTGCTAAATTTGATGAAACAGTTGAGATTGCTTTAAAGCTAAATGTTGATCCAAGACATGCAGATCAAATGGTAAGAGGTAGTGTGGTGTTACCTTGTGGTACAGGCAAAAAAGTTCGCGTTGCTGTTATTGCAAAAGATGCAAAAGCTGATGAAGCAAAAAATGCAGGTGCTGATATAGTTGGTAGCGATGATTTGGTAGAAGAAATTCAAAAAGGAAATATGGATTTTGATGTTTTGATTGCTACTCCAAATTTAATGGGTTTGGTCGGTAAAGTAGGTCGTATTTTGGGACCTAAAGGTTTAATGCCAAATCCTAAAACAGGTACTGTGACAATGGATGTTGCACAAGCTGTAAATAACGCTAAAAATGGTCAAGTTAACTTCCGTGTTGATAAACAAGGAAATATCCACGCAGGTTTAGGTAAAGTTAGTTTTACCCAAGAGCAATTAAAAGAAAATGTAATAGCTTTTGTAAAAGCTATTAACAAACATAAACCAGCCGCTGCAAAAGGAAGATATATTAAAAATGCTAGTCTTTCCTTGACTATGAGCCCTTCTCTTTCTCTTGATACTCAAGAATTGCTTGATACAAAATAA
- the rplJ gene encoding 50S ribosomal protein L10, whose translation MTKSQKIELVSKLEEGFKASEAVIVCNYKGLNTKKLEELRNNAREMDVKVQIIKNTLASIALKNAGKDGMELKDTNIYLWGEDQLNVSKVADKFSEANQAFEIKTAFIEGEVASVDKVKALAKMPSRNELLAMLLQVWNAPITNFTIGLNALKEKKEAE comes from the coding sequence ATGACTAAAAGCCAAAAAATTGAACTTGTTTCTAAACTTGAAGAAGGTTTTAAAGCTAGTGAAGCTGTTATAGTTTGTAATTATAAAGGTCTGAACACTAAAAAACTTGAAGAGTTAAGAAATAATGCAAGAGAAATGGATGTTAAAGTTCAAATTATAAAAAATACTTTAGCAAGTATTGCTCTTAAAAATGCCGGCAAAGATGGAATGGAACTTAAAGATACTAATATTTATCTTTGGGGTGAAGACCAATTAAATGTTTCAAAAGTTGCTGATAAATTTAGTGAAGCTAACCAAGCATTTGAGATCAAAACCGCATTTATCGAGGGCGAAGTTGCTTCAGTAGATAAAGTTAAAGCTTTAGCTAAAATGCCTTCTCGTAATGAATTACTTGCTATGCTTTTGCAGGTTTGGAATGCACCAATTACCAATTTTACAATTGGATTAAATGCATTAAAAGAAAAAAAAGAAGCTGAATAA